Proteins encoded in a region of the Isosphaeraceae bacterium EP7 genome:
- a CDS encoding PPC domain-containing protein: MTNTRRPARPRLKTNERLETPPERTTGGPPSTDDAGRPRQAPMTMLRRPARIPAAALLLLLLTAQAEPARAAAPSLTSMAPRGLERGKTVAFTLNGDGIGGAGVEVRTSLPGTLGPVEVVGPNQIKVSATVPGDAPVGFYTVQARTADGLTAPLTLAVGDLPEVAEAEPNDIPGSAQALTLPATVQGACAGTDRDFVKFAAKKGQAIVLEVEARRLGSGLDSAITVTDAAGLTLSMDTDSVPVGGDTRLVFVPPADGTYLAVLNDIKFGGANDPFYRWKIGNYAAADAVYPLGWRRGEWVEAQWLGGSLPSPLRLKVQAPADTEVTSSPLTLPASGPMGASPLRMVVSDLPERLEPDAKGPHALAVGTVMNGRIAAAGETDAYFIPVKPGQVLTLGIEASRLGSRLDAVLVARKPDGSVLAQSDEGGMDPSLALTIPEGVSEINVSVTDLLGRGGPSFAYRLLARPATPDFELRVNVPAINIPKGSPVVIPVQVVRRGFNDAIQLSVSGDLAASGVVATGGLIPAGASEGSILLSAAPDTEPKALALELWGTAGSASQPIRRRARSTTDGTPGGPQKPFLLAAAVGTGPTITLAASAPSIVFVHGQKSRVVVSAKRPAGNKEPIALSVTGLPAQVTGGTATIGPDQTEATLEFDVAAVAPVVDASVGLVAKYKAGGRDETVTLAPLSGRVVRPYSVEVLTPEVKAAPGSRAAIALIVRRVPPFDGPVHLSVEGSVPPQVIILPVVVPAGQALAQVEVTVGPAAPAGSLDLLVRAAADMPGRKQTKDYQIPDVPVRITVTPPPAVPVAAQ; encoded by the coding sequence ATGACCAACACGCGACGACCCGCACGCCCCCGACTGAAGACCAACGAGAGGCTGGAGACGCCCCCCGAACGAACGACCGGCGGCCCCCCTTCGACGGACGACGCGGGCCGCCCCCGCCAGGCGCCGATGACCATGCTCCGACGACCCGCCCGCATCCCCGCCGCCGCCCTGCTGCTGCTGTTGTTGACGGCCCAAGCCGAGCCCGCCCGGGCGGCCGCGCCCTCGCTGACTTCGATGGCCCCGCGCGGCCTCGAGCGGGGCAAGACCGTCGCGTTCACCCTGAACGGGGACGGGATCGGCGGCGCCGGGGTCGAGGTCCGAACCAGCCTGCCCGGCACGCTCGGGCCGGTCGAGGTCGTCGGGCCCAACCAGATCAAGGTCTCGGCCACCGTCCCCGGCGACGCACCGGTCGGCTTCTACACCGTCCAGGCACGCACCGCCGACGGCCTGACGGCGCCGCTGACGCTGGCCGTGGGCGACCTGCCCGAGGTGGCCGAGGCCGAGCCCAATGACATTCCGGGCTCCGCGCAGGCGCTCACCCTGCCGGCGACGGTGCAGGGGGCCTGCGCCGGCACCGACCGCGACTTCGTCAAGTTCGCCGCCAAGAAGGGGCAGGCCATCGTCCTGGAGGTCGAGGCCCGCCGGCTCGGCTCGGGGCTCGACTCGGCCATCACCGTGACCGACGCCGCCGGGCTCACGCTGTCGATGGACACCGACTCGGTCCCCGTCGGCGGCGACACCCGGCTCGTCTTCGTCCCGCCGGCCGATGGCACGTATCTGGCCGTGCTCAACGACATCAAGTTTGGCGGGGCCAACGACCCGTTCTATCGCTGGAAGATCGGCAATTACGCCGCGGCCGACGCGGTCTATCCCCTGGGTTGGCGACGCGGCGAGTGGGTCGAGGCCCAGTGGCTCGGGGGCAGCCTCCCCAGCCCGCTCCGTCTGAAGGTGCAGGCCCCGGCCGACACCGAGGTCACCTCGTCTCCGTTGACGCTTCCCGCCTCCGGGCCGATGGGCGCCTCGCCCCTGCGGATGGTCGTCTCCGACTTGCCCGAACGCCTCGAACCCGACGCCAAGGGGCCGCACGCGCTGGCCGTCGGCACGGTGATGAACGGCCGGATCGCCGCGGCCGGCGAGACCGACGCCTATTTCATCCCCGTGAAGCCCGGTCAGGTGCTCACGCTGGGGATCGAGGCCTCCCGCCTCGGCTCCAGGCTCGACGCCGTGCTCGTCGCCCGCAAGCCCGACGGCTCGGTGCTGGCCCAGTCCGACGAGGGCGGTATGGACCCGAGCCTGGCCCTGACGATCCCCGAAGGGGTGAGCGAGATCAACGTGTCGGTCACCGACCTGCTCGGCCGCGGTGGCCCTTCGTTCGCCTATCGCCTGCTGGCCAGGCCCGCCACGCCCGACTTCGAGTTGCGCGTGAATGTGCCCGCGATCAACATCCCCAAGGGGTCGCCGGTCGTCATCCCCGTGCAGGTGGTCCGCCGCGGCTTCAATGACGCGATCCAGCTGAGCGTCTCGGGCGACCTGGCCGCGTCGGGTGTCGTCGCCACGGGTGGCCTGATCCCCGCGGGCGCCTCCGAGGGGTCGATCCTGCTGTCGGCGGCACCGGACACCGAGCCGAAGGCCCTGGCCCTGGAACTTTGGGGGACCGCCGGGTCCGCCTCGCAGCCGATCCGCCGTCGGGCCCGATCCACGACCGACGGCACCCCCGGCGGGCCCCAGAAGCCGTTCCTCCTGGCCGCCGCGGTGGGAACCGGGCCGACGATCACGCTGGCCGCTTCGGCCCCGTCGATCGTCTTCGTCCACGGTCAGAAGTCGCGGGTCGTCGTCTCCGCCAAGCGTCCGGCCGGCAACAAGGAGCCGATCGCCCTCAGCGTGACCGGGCTCCCCGCGCAGGTCACCGGCGGCACGGCCACGATCGGCCCCGACCAGACGGAAGCGACCCTTGAGTTCGACGTCGCCGCCGTGGCACCCGTTGTCGACGCCTCCGTCGGCCTGGTGGCCAAATACAAGGCGGGCGGCCGCGACGAGACGGTGACGCTCGCCCCGCTGTCCGGCCGCGTGGTCCGGCCCTACTCGGTCGAGGTGCTCACCCCCGAGGTCAAGGCCGCGCCCGGCTCGCGGGCGGCCATCGCCCTGATCGTGCGCCGGGTGCCCCCCTTCGACGGCCCGGTCCACCTGAGCGTCGAGGGGAGCGTGCCGCCGCAGGTCATCATCCTGCCCGTGGTGGTCCCCGCCGGGCAGGCGCTGGCGCAGGTCGAGGTAACCGTCGGGCCTGCCGCTCCGGCGGGGTCGCTCGATCTGCTCGTCCGGGCCGCGGCCGACATGCCGGGTCGCAAGCAGACCAAGGATTACCAGATTCCCGACGTCCCAGTGCGCATCACCGTGACGCCCCCCCCCGCAGTACCCGTTGCGGCCCAATAA
- a CDS encoding DUF1553 domain-containing protein, whose translation MSPKTIATLLALGLPLGPVAARAADTPPPVPASIEVMPASLELDGPRDARRVVVTGVLADGRRVDLSGQATYSVATDGLAVDPSGFIHGLKDGPHTVKVAAAGKTFDLPVSVRDAGKPRPVSFVRDVEPILARAGCNAGTCHGSAKGKKGFKLSLRGYDPDYDYAQLVEDLAGRRFNRSDPDQSLMLLKPTTGVPHEGGNVITVGDPSYQILRDWIAQGAPSDVTTTARVASLEVLPKIIELAVEGEPQQLVVLARYPDGTSRDVTLDAIYSSSVPDVALVDAKGKVESVRRGEAAILIRYEGAYAVDNVTVMGDRSGFAWKDLPELNAVDRLVDAKLKKMKIQPSPACTDAEFLRRVSFDLTGLPPSSETVKAFLADPSDSQAKRLKVVDQLIDSPEFVAHWTHKWADLLQVNRKFLGDKGTWAFVRWIESAVSRNMPYDQMVREVIAARGSSYDTPAVNYYRTSKEPSVALENATQLFLGVRFSCNKCHDHPFEKWTQNQYYGMAAYWGQVGTKPGAREGEQVIFDRQAGEVTHPKDGRVMAPTFPYEHAGKIRKTSRRQELADWMTAAENPFFARSIVNRVWSYFLGKGIIEPVDDIRSSNPPTNPELLDYLEKEFIAGGFDLRKLMRTIAGSRTYQASIETNDFNRDDTINFSHATPRRLTAEQLLDAIDIAAGRTPKFDGVPTGFRANQLPDSQVSQGGFLDLFGRPARESPCECERSSEVSLAQALNLVNGPTIADALVDPDGRIARLMKTKPDDDTIVLEMYLAVLSRQPDDAELTKARTYLAGVADKAEGAQDLLWALINSPAFLFNR comes from the coding sequence ATGAGCCCCAAGACGATCGCCACGCTGCTGGCCTTGGGCCTGCCCCTCGGGCCGGTCGCCGCCCGCGCTGCCGACACCCCTCCGCCGGTCCCCGCCTCGATCGAGGTGATGCCGGCGTCCCTGGAACTCGACGGCCCGCGCGACGCCAGGCGCGTCGTGGTCACGGGCGTCCTGGCCGACGGCCGACGCGTCGACCTCTCGGGCCAGGCCACCTACTCGGTCGCCACCGACGGCCTGGCCGTCGACCCTTCGGGCTTCATCCACGGCCTGAAGGACGGCCCGCACACCGTCAAGGTGGCCGCCGCCGGCAAGACGTTCGACCTGCCCGTCTCGGTCCGGGACGCGGGCAAGCCCCGCCCCGTCAGCTTCGTCCGCGACGTCGAGCCCATCCTCGCCCGCGCCGGCTGCAACGCGGGGACCTGCCACGGGTCGGCCAAGGGAAAGAAGGGATTCAAGCTCAGCCTGCGGGGGTACGACCCGGATTATGACTACGCGCAGCTGGTTGAAGACCTCGCCGGCCGTCGGTTCAACCGGTCCGACCCCGACCAGAGCCTGATGCTCTTGAAGCCCACCACGGGCGTCCCCCACGAGGGGGGCAACGTGATCACCGTCGGCGACCCGTCCTACCAGATCCTCCGCGACTGGATCGCCCAGGGGGCCCCCTCCGACGTCACCACCACGGCACGCGTCGCCTCGCTTGAGGTGCTGCCCAAGATCATCGAGCTGGCCGTCGAGGGCGAGCCGCAGCAGCTCGTGGTGTTGGCCCGCTACCCCGACGGGACGAGCCGCGACGTCACGCTCGACGCCATCTATTCCAGCAGCGTGCCCGACGTGGCGCTCGTCGATGCCAAGGGCAAGGTCGAGTCCGTCCGCCGCGGCGAGGCGGCCATCCTCATCCGCTACGAGGGGGCCTACGCGGTCGACAACGTCACCGTCATGGGCGACCGATCCGGGTTCGCCTGGAAGGACCTGCCCGAGCTCAACGCGGTCGACAGGCTGGTCGACGCCAAGCTGAAGAAGATGAAGATCCAGCCGTCGCCGGCCTGCACCGACGCCGAATTCCTCCGCCGCGTGAGCTTCGATCTGACCGGCCTGCCGCCGTCGTCCGAGACGGTCAAGGCGTTCCTGGCCGACCCCTCCGACAGCCAGGCCAAGCGACTCAAGGTGGTCGACCAGCTCATCGACAGCCCCGAGTTCGTCGCCCACTGGACGCACAAGTGGGCCGACCTCCTCCAGGTCAACCGCAAGTTCCTGGGCGACAAGGGGACCTGGGCCTTCGTCCGCTGGATCGAGTCGGCCGTCTCCCGCAACATGCCCTACGACCAGATGGTGCGCGAGGTGATCGCCGCCCGCGGCAGCTCGTATGACACCCCGGCGGTCAACTACTACCGCACCTCGAAAGAGCCGAGCGTGGCGCTCGAGAACGCCACGCAGCTCTTCCTGGGCGTGCGGTTCTCGTGCAACAAGTGCCACGACCACCCGTTCGAGAAGTGGACCCAGAACCAGTATTACGGCATGGCCGCCTACTGGGGCCAGGTCGGCACCAAGCCTGGCGCCCGCGAGGGGGAGCAGGTCATCTTCGACCGCCAGGCCGGCGAGGTCACCCACCCCAAGGACGGCCGGGTCATGGCCCCGACGTTCCCCTATGAGCATGCCGGCAAGATTCGCAAGACGTCGCGCCGCCAGGAGCTGGCCGACTGGATGACGGCGGCCGAGAACCCCTTCTTCGCCCGCTCGATCGTCAACCGCGTCTGGAGCTACTTCCTGGGCAAGGGGATCATCGAGCCGGTCGACGACATCCGCTCGTCCAACCCGCCGACCAACCCCGAGCTGCTCGACTACCTGGAGAAGGAGTTCATCGCCGGCGGCTTCGACCTCCGCAAGCTGATGCGCACCATCGCCGGCTCGCGCACCTACCAGGCGTCGATCGAGACGAATGACTTCAACCGCGACGACACGATCAACTTCTCGCACGCCACCCCCAGGCGCCTGACCGCCGAGCAGCTCCTGGATGCGATCGACATCGCCGCCGGCCGGACCCCCAAGTTCGACGGCGTGCCGACCGGCTTCCGTGCCAACCAGCTGCCCGACTCGCAGGTGTCGCAGGGCGGATTCCTCGACCTCTTCGGCAGGCCCGCCCGCGAGAGCCCCTGCGAGTGCGAGCGATCCAGCGAGGTCAGCCTGGCCCAGGCACTTAACCTGGTCAACGGCCCGACCATCGCCGATGCCCTGGTCGACCCCGACGGCCGGATCGCCCGGCTCATGAAGACGAAGCCCGACGATGATACGATCGTCCTCGAGATGTACCTTGCCGTCCTCTCGAGGCAGCCCGACGACGCCGAGTTGACCAAGGCCCGGACCTATTTGGCCGGCGTCGCCGACAAGGCCGAGGGGGCGCAAGACCTCCTCTGGGCCCTCATCAATAGCCCCGCATTCCTGTTCAATCGCTGA